The genomic DNA GCTCCGCCGTCTTGGAGCCCTTCGGACATCCGGACCACCCGGCCCTGGTCCCAGAGAACTTCCATCCGGCCGTCGGCTTGCAGCCGGCCGACGGTGATCAGCACGGTGTTGGAACCGATGTCGAGGACGGCCAGGGTGCGCAAGCTAATCCTTTTTTTCCTTCTCGTTCTTCTTGGTTTCTTCCAGCCAATTCGACCAATCGGGAGTCTTGCATTGGCCGTCGCTGGTGATGGCGGTCTGGTTGGAGCCGTCCCACATCATCAGGAAGAGGTTGGAGCCCTTGTTCCGGCTCGAGGAGAAGGCGATGTAGCGGCCGTCGGGCGAGAAAGCCGGGTTCTCGTTGTTGCCCGCGCCCGAAGTGAGCTGCTGGGGCACCGATCCGTCGGCGTTCATCAGGAAGACGTTGAAGCCGCCATCGGCCCGCTTGACGTAAGCGATCTTGTCGCCGCGCGGCGACCACTCCGGCGTGTCGTTCTGGTAGCCGGTGAAGGTCAGCCGCTTGGGCGCCGCGCCGGTCTTGTCGGTGACGAAAATGTGGAGGTTGCCGGCCTGCTCCGAGGCGAAGGCGATCAGGTTGCCGTCGGGCGAGAAGGAAGGCGAGATGTCGATGCCCTGGCTCCGGGTGATTTGGGTCGTCTGCTGGGTCTGGGGATCGATCAGGTAGAGGTCGGGATCGCCGGCCATGCTCGAGGAGAAGGCGACGGTCGATCCGTCCGGCGCGTAGGACGGCGTGATGTTGAGCTTGTTGTTGAAGGTCAGGCGCTTGGGTTTGCCGCCCTTGACCGAGATCGAATAGAGCTCGGGGAAGAACTTGGCGTAGGAGGTGAAGACGAGCTGGCCGCCGTCGGGCGCCCAGGTCGGCGAGAGGTTCATCGCGTTGTTTTTGGTGAGCGGCTCGCGTTCGCTGCCGTCGACGTTCATCAGGACGAGCTGCTCCTTGCCGCGGGGCCCGCAGGCGGCGGCGATCTTGGTGTTGAAAATGCCGCGTTCGCCGGTCAAAGCCAGCAGGATCTCGTCGGCGAAGCGGTGAACCGCGGCGTAGGCCTTGTCCTGCGGGACTTTGTATTCCTTGCCGACCAGCATCTGCTTTAAATTGGGGTCGTAGAGCCGGAATTCGATGACCAGGTTCTTGCCTTTCTTTTGATAGCCGCCCTTCACGAAGACCGTCGCACCGGTGGCGGTCCAGAGGCCGAAGTCCACTTCCTCGGGCTTCAGGGCGGCGCTTCGATCCTGGTAATTGGCCTTGTCGACGATGTCGAAATAGCCGGCCAGCTTGAGGTTTTTGCGGAGGAGGTCGGCGATCTCGACGCCCTGGGCGTCGGCTTGGCCGCTTTTCTTTTCGACCAAATCGGCGACCGCGATGGGAAATTTATGCTCCGGCGAGAATTGATCGATCAGGATGTAGATCGCAGCTTGGGCGCGCAGCGGCAGAACGGACAGGCAAAGCAAATAGGCAAAGAGGGTCAGGCGTTTCATCACAGGTCTCCTCAAATTTAAAGCCATCGCATTGATAGCCAGGTCTTGATCATTAGCAAACGCCGCAAAATCCCCCCGGGCCCCCCCCTTTTTCAAAGGGGGGAAATTATTTTCGGCCTAGCATGCGCGAAGAGAAATCGACAACAAAACCTTCGGACAGCGCTTCGGCTTCGAGGCCGGGGGGCGGCGGCGGCAGCGGCGAAGCCCGCTCGATGGCCCGGAGTGCCGAGAGGTCGAAGCTCTCGTTGCCGCTGCTCTTGACGACGTTCTTGCCGATGACTTGGCCCGAAGCGTTGATCCGAACTTGCACCCGGGTCCGGATCGCCTGGCCGTCGTCGGGGCCGGTGTTGGCTCGCACCCAAGTCCGGACGATCTTGGAGCGGACCGTCGATTGATACTGGGCCAAGCCGGGATCGGCGGCGCCGATTTGGCCGCCGGGCACTCCGGCCGGAGCGCCGCTGCCGCTGCCGTCGGGCGCGCCGGCCGGGGCCGGCGGCGTCTGGGCGGTGACTTCGCGCTGTTCCAATTCCTTTTGCACTTGGCCAAGAGCTTCGGCCAACTTGGCTTCATCGGGCGCCGGCGCCGCCGGCTGGGCCGGCGGTTGAGGCTGAGCCGGTTTGGCCGGCTGCGGTTTCGGCGGCGTTTTGTCCTTGCCCAAATGAACCGTCGGCTGGACCGGCGTCGGCGGTTTGGCCGGGGCCGGCGGAGTGATCGGCTTGGCCGGCACGACCGGTGCCGGCTTGGCCACCGGGATCGGCGGTGCCGCCGGCTGGGGCGGTGCCGGTTGGGGCTCGGTCGGCTTGGGCTGAAAGGCCGGCTTTTGAAAGAGCGGCGCGTTCAAATCTCCGGCCCCGCGCGAGAGCCGGATCATCGTCACCTGGGTCTTGGGCGGAGGTGGGGGTGGCCCTTCGCCGCCGAAGAGCAGGAGAAGGGTGATCACCAGAGCGTGGAAGCTCAGGGAGTAAAGGAAGTATTTTTTCAGCTTAGGTTCCACCCTTGTTCGTCTCAGGCTCGGTCACCATGCCGATCCGTTCGATGCCCGCTTGCTTGCAGGCCGACATCACCTGAACCACCGAGCCGTAAGGCACGTTGCGGTCGGCCCGCAGATAGACCACCTTTTCGGTCTGTCCGCTGAAGAGGGTCACCAAGCGTTGGGTCAAGGCGCTGCTGTCGTAAGGCTGATTGGGGTCGCTGGAGAGGAAGATTTGTCCCGACTTGTCGATGGTGATGATCTTGTCGTCCTTGCCCGAGGGCGCGGCCGAAGCGCTGGCCTGGGGCAGATCGACGTCGATGCCTTCCTGGAGCAGCGGCGCCGTGACCATGAAGATGATCAGCAACACCAGCATGACGTCGACCAGCGGGACGATGTTGATCTCGGCCAAGGTGGTTCGCGGACCCTTGGTATTATTTGGGGCGGTGAAGGCCATTAGAAATATTCCTTCTCGATGCGGTGCTCCAGATCGATGGAAAAGTCGTTCAAGTCCTTGCCCAATACCTTCAGCCGGCTCACGAAGTAGTTGTAAGCGATGACCGCCGGAATCGCCGCCGCCAAGCCGACCGCGGTGGCGATGAGGGCTTCGGCGATGTAGGGCCCGACCACCGCCAGGCTCGAGGACTTCTGCTGGCCGATGGCCCAGAAAGCCGTCAGGATGCCCCAAACCGTGCCGAAGAGGCCGATGAAGGGCGAGGCCGAAGCCGTCGTCGCCAGGAAGGAGGTGAGCTGCTCCAGGCGCGCCATCTCGTCGCTCTCGGCACGACGAATGTTCTTTCGAATATGGTCTAAACTAATGCTGGCCCGGGTCGAGGGATCCTTGGCCTTGGCCTGCTTGGCCCGGAGGATCTCGCTGATCCCGGAGGAGAAGATCGAGTAAAGCGGGTTGCCGTCCTGGGGGGCCGACTTGGTCAGCATTTCCTCGATCGTGTAGGTCTGGTCGAAAATCTGGGAGAACTTGTCGGAAGTCTTCTTGGCCCTCTTCACTTGGGCATATTTGTAAAAGATGATGGCCCAGCTGGTGACCGAGAAGAAGATCAAAATGAGCAGCACCGCCTTGACCAGGGGATCGCTGGAGAAGACCATGTGTAAGATGGACTTGGTTTCGGCCGAGGCGACCGGCGTGGCCATCTGCAAAAGGATACCGGCGGGAAGGGTCATAGAATCGCTCCTATCGAGGGTCCTGAATGGGAAAAATTACGTCGGGCTACGCTGCAAAGTTCCAGAAAGTCTTAGAGAAAATCGCTTTTTGGCCCCCTAGCATAGGGGCGGCGGCCCAATAAACAGAAAATTGGCCTTTTCGAGGGGCTCCTTGACAGATCCGGGTCCTGCCACTAGAGAAGCCAATTCGCAGGAATAATGCGCTCTTGCTTGTCCAAAATTTTAGGAGGTTTTATGAGTATCCGCACGGCGATGGAAGAAGCTTTTCAACGCGGAGAAAAAATCAAGGAACAGATTTTTCATGACGTGATGAACTCCGAGGCCATGGGCAATCTGATGCAGAACGAATATTTCCTGCGCTCGCTCAGCGCCCTCATGAACACCAAGTACGAGTTGAAGAAGTCCCTTCGCACCAACCTCAAGTCGGTGCTCAAGATCTTCGACCTGCCGACTCGCGACGAGATCAACACGATGGAGCGCAAGCTTCACCGCCTCGAAACCGAGATCGACGGCATCCACCGCAAAGTCATGACCGCCCGATTGGCCAAGCCGGCCAAGACCGTGAAGCGGGCCAAGGCTCATAAATAAGCCGCCATCCCATGGACCTTCCCATCGGCATTTTCGATTCCGGCCTGGGCGGGCTCACCGTTCTCCGCGAAATCGAGAAGGCCCTCCCGTCGGAAGACCTGATCTACGTCGGCGACACCGCCCGCGTTCCCTACGGCATCAAATCGGCCGAGACCGTGACCCGCTATTCCCGGGAGATTTGCGATTTCCTGGTCGGACGCGGAGTGAAGGCCATCGTCGTTGCCTGCAATACCTCCTCGGCCTTGGCCTTGGAGGCGATCCGACCGCACTACTCGGTTCCGCTGCTCGGCGTCATCGAGCCCGGCGCCCAAGCCGCCGCCGCCGCGACCCAGCGCCAATCCATCGGCGTGATCGGGACCGAGGGCACGGTCAAGTCCCAAAGCTATCCCCAGGCCATCCGCCGCCGCCTGCCCGAGGCGATGGTCGAGAGCCGGGCCTGCCCGCTCTTCGTCCCCTTGGTCGAGGAAGGCTGGGCTCGCCACGAGATCACCCGCCAAGTGGCCGAGGTTTACTTGGCGCCTTGGCAGGGCCGTGAGCTCGACACTCTGATCCTGGGTTGCACCCACTATCCGATTCTCAAGCCGCTTTTGCAGGAGGTGATGGGCCCCGGGGTGACCCTGGTCGATTCGGCCCAGGAGACCGCCAAGGCCTTGAAGGTCCTGCTGGAGGAGCGGGGCCTCCTCGCCGCCAATTCCAAGACCGGCTCACGTCGTTTTTTCACCACCGACGCCCCCCAAAAGATGGTCGAGCTGGCGGCTCGTTTCTTGGGGCATGAGATTCCCTCGGCCGAGCTGGCCCGGCTGGGCTCGGATTAGGCCTTGTCATTCCGAGGAGCAAAGCGACGAGGAATCCCTGCGGAGATCCTTCTGGAAAGAAACTCCGCAAGGATCCCTCGCTCCGCTCGGGATGACAGCCGAAAATCCCTTTTTTCCCGTTGACTCCCCTTAGGGCCGTGCTAACGTGCCCCTGGTTTTTCCAGCCTGAATTGAGCCAATTTCCGATGAACCCAAAAGCTAGCATTCCAGAACTCAAAGAAATCGCCAGGAATCTGCGCGTCGACTGCCTCAAGATGCTGCACAAGGCCAAGAGCGGCCATACCGGCGGCCCGCTCGGCATCATGGACCTGATCACGGTCCTTTATTTCCGCGAAATGCGCCACGACCCCAAGAATCCCCATTGGGAAGACCGCGACCGCTTCATCCTGGCCAACGGCCACTGCTGCCCGGCGATCTACGTCGCCCTGGCTCGGGCCGGCTATTTCCCGAAGTCGGAGCTCGATCGTCTTCGCCAGATCGGCAGTCCGCTCCAGGGCCATCCCAAGCTCAAGGTCGACTGGGGCATCGAGATGTCCACCGGCTCGCTCGGACAGGGCATGTCGGTCGGAAACGGCATGGCCTTCGCCGCCCGCCTCGACAAGAAGGACCACACCATCTACTCGATGCATTCCGACGGCGAAGCCCAGGAAGGCATGCTCTGGGAAGCGGCTCTGACCGCCGGCCACCACCGCCTCGACAACCGGATCGGCTTGATGGACTTCAACGGCATCCAGATCGACGGCTTCAACAAGGACATCAAGGACGTTGCGCCGCTCGAAGACAAGTTCCTGGCCTTCCGCTGGGCGGTGCGCAGCATCGACGGCCACAACTACGAAGAGATCCTCGACGCCTTCGATTGGGCCAAGAAGACCAAGGGCAAACCCAAGATGATCATCGCCCGCACCATCCTGGGCAAGGGCGTCTCCTTCTTCGAGAACCTACCGAAGTACCACGGCGTCACCCCGAGCGACGACGAGTTGAAGAAGGCGCTGCAAGAATTGGGAGAGAAGATTTAATGGGACAGGTCACCGCCAGCAGCGGAGATAAAATCGCGACCCGCGACGCTTACGGCAAGGCCCTCTTGGCCTTGGGCGGCAGGAATCCCAAAATCGTGGTGCTCGACGCCGACCTCTCGGGCTCGACCAAGACCATCCATTTCGCCAAGGCTTATCCGGAGCGCTTCTTCAACATGGGCGTCTCGGAGCAGGACATGATGGGCACCGCGGCCGGCTTGGCCTTGAGCGGCAAGATCCCCTTCGCCTCGACTTTCGCGATGTTCGCCACCGGCCGGGCCTTCGAGATCGTCCGCAATTCCATCGTTTACCCCCATTTGCCGGTGAAGATCTGCGCTTCCCACGCCGGCCTCACCGTCGGCGAAGACGGCGCCAGCCATCAGACCATCGCCGACATCGCGGTGATGCGGGTGCTTCCGGGCATGACCGTCATCGTTCCGGCCGACGCCATCGAGACCGAGCAGGTCATCGAGCAGGTCGCCGAGTGGCCGGGACCGGTTTACGTCCGGCTTTCCCGGGCGGCCTTCCCGGTTTTCCTTCCGCCAGATTACCAGTTCAAGATCGGCAAGGCGGCGGTCCTGCGCGAGGGTTCCGATATCACGATCGTGGCTTGCGGCCTGATGGTCTACCACGCGGTCAAGGCCGCCGAGCTCCTCGAGGCCAAGGGCGTCAAGGCCGCGGTGGTCAACATGGCCACGGTCAAGCCGCTCGACGGCGAG from bacterium includes the following:
- a CDS encoding MotA/TolQ/ExbB proton channel family protein; translated protein: MTLPAGILLQMATPVASAETKSILHMVFSSDPLVKAVLLILIFFSVTSWAIIFYKYAQVKRAKKTSDKFSQIFDQTYTIEEMLTKSAPQDGNPLYSIFSSGISEILRAKQAKAKDPSTRASISLDHIRKNIRRAESDEMARLEQLTSFLATTASASPFIGLFGTVWGILTAFWAIGQQKSSSLAVVGPYIAEALIATAVGLAAAIPAVIAYNYFVSRLKVLGKDLNDFSIDLEHRIEKEYF
- the tolB gene encoding Tol-Pal system beta propeller repeat protein TolB, whose product is MKRLTLFAYLLCLSVLPLRAQAAIYILIDQFSPEHKFPIAVADLVEKKSGQADAQGVEIADLLRKNLKLAGYFDIVDKANYQDRSAALKPEEVDFGLWTATGATVFVKGGYQKKGKNLVIEFRLYDPNLKQMLVGKEYKVPQDKAYAAVHRFADEILLALTGERGIFNTKIAAACGPRGKEQLVLMNVDGSEREPLTKNNAMNLSPTWAPDGGQLVFTSYAKFFPELYSISVKGGKPKRLTFNNKLNITPSYAPDGSTVAFSSSMAGDPDLYLIDPQTQQTTQITRSQGIDISPSFSPDGNLIAFASEQAGNLHIFVTDKTGAAPKRLTFTGYQNDTPEWSPRGDKIAYVKRADGGFNVFLMNADGSVPQQLTSGAGNNENPAFSPDGRYIAFSSSRNKGSNLFLMMWDGSNQTAITSDGQCKTPDWSNWLEETKKNEKEKKD
- a CDS encoding poly(R)-hydroxyalkanoic acid synthase subunit PhaE; the protein is MSIRTAMEEAFQRGEKIKEQIFHDVMNSEAMGNLMQNEYFLRSLSALMNTKYELKKSLRTNLKSVLKIFDLPTRDEINTMERKLHRLETEIDGIHRKVMTARLAKPAKTVKRAKAHK
- the tolR gene encoding protein TolR, giving the protein MAFTAPNNTKGPRTTLAEINIVPLVDVMLVLLIIFMVTAPLLQEGIDVDLPQASASAAPSGKDDKIITIDKSGQIFLSSDPNQPYDSSALTQRLVTLFSGQTEKVVYLRADRNVPYGSVVQVMSACKQAGIERIGMVTEPETNKGGT
- a CDS encoding transketolase; protein product: MNPKASIPELKEIARNLRVDCLKMLHKAKSGHTGGPLGIMDLITVLYFREMRHDPKNPHWEDRDRFILANGHCCPAIYVALARAGYFPKSELDRLRQIGSPLQGHPKLKVDWGIEMSTGSLGQGMSVGNGMAFAARLDKKDHTIYSMHSDGEAQEGMLWEAALTAGHHRLDNRIGLMDFNGIQIDGFNKDIKDVAPLEDKFLAFRWAVRSIDGHNYEEILDAFDWAKKTKGKPKMIIARTILGKGVSFFENLPKYHGVTPSDDELKKALQELGEKI
- a CDS encoding energy transducer TonB: MEPKLKKYFLYSLSFHALVITLLLLFGGEGPPPPPPKTQVTMIRLSRGAGDLNAPLFQKPAFQPKPTEPQPAPPQPAAPPIPVAKPAPVVPAKPITPPAPAKPPTPVQPTVHLGKDKTPPKPQPAKPAQPQPPAQPAAPAPDEAKLAEALGQVQKELEQREVTAQTPPAPAGAPDGSGSGAPAGVPGGQIGAADPGLAQYQSTVRSKIVRTWVRANTGPDDGQAIRTRVQVRINASGQVIGKNVVKSSGNESFDLSALRAIERASPLPPPPPGLEAEALSEGFVVDFSSRMLGRK
- a CDS encoding transketolase family protein, which encodes MGQVTASSGDKIATRDAYGKALLALGGRNPKIVVLDADLSGSTKTIHFAKAYPERFFNMGVSEQDMMGTAAGLALSGKIPFASTFAMFATGRAFEIVRNSIVYPHLPVKICASHAGLTVGEDGASHQTIADIAVMRVLPGMTVIVPADAIETEQVIEQVAEWPGPVYVRLSRAAFPVFLPPDYQFKIGKAAVLREGSDITIVACGLMVYHAVKAAELLEAKGVKAAVVNMATVKPLDGETLSRLAQQSGCVLTVEEHSILGGLGSAVAEHLAEEGRAIVHRYGVMDQFGQSGPADQLLKHYKLMPEDIAEQALLALKRKK
- the murI gene encoding glutamate racemase; protein product: MDLPIGIFDSGLGGLTVLREIEKALPSEDLIYVGDTARVPYGIKSAETVTRYSREICDFLVGRGVKAIVVACNTSSALALEAIRPHYSVPLLGVIEPGAQAAAAATQRQSIGVIGTEGTVKSQSYPQAIRRRLPEAMVESRACPLFVPLVEEGWARHEITRQVAEVYLAPWQGRELDTLILGCTHYPILKPLLQEVMGPGVTLVDSAQETAKALKVLLEERGLLAANSKTGSRRFFTTDAPQKMVELAARFLGHEIPSAELARLGSD